Genomic segment of uncultured Fibrobacter sp.:
CTTCCTTTTCGCTCTGGCGCCACAAGGCCTGCTTTTCGTTCAGGCGTTCTTCGGGCTTTTCTTCGAGTTCGCCCTTGTCGTTCTTGGTGGCTTCGGGGTGGAAGTAGATGCCGTAGCTAACAAAGCCGCTGTACTTCTGGACAATGTCCTTGATTTTCCATTCGCTCGCGAAATCTTCGGCGTCTTCGTCATCCTTTAGGTACAAAGTAATCTTGGTGCCGACCTTGTCGAGCGGGGCTTCAGAAATCTCGAAGTCGCCCGTGCCTTCGGAGGCCCACAGGTAACCCTGCTTCTCGCCAGCCTTGAGCGTCAGCACTTCGACCTTTTTGGCGACCATGAACACGGAGTAGAAACCCACACCGAATTGGCCAATCAAATCGACACTGCCCTTGTCGCCTTCCTTGAGGTTCTTGATGAAGTTCTTTGTGCCGCTACGAGCGATGGTGCCGAGGCAGTTGATCAAGTCTTCCTTGTTCATGCCGATACCGTTGTCTTCGACAACGATGCGCTTGCCTTCCTTGTTCACCGAGATATCGATGCGGAGCTGCGTGCCCATCGGGAGCAAGTCGGCGTTCGAGAGCGAGAGGAAACGGCGCTTGTCGAGTGCGTCCGCCGCGTTCGAAACGAGCTCGCGCAGGAAGATTTCCTTGTTGCTGTAAAGGGAATTGATCATCAAGTTCAGCATGTCGCGAACTTCGGTCTGGAACTCCATCTTTTCTGTTGCCATTTTAATCTCCTATTTAGGTCGCACTTCGTGCTCTGGGGTCGCTACGCTTTGAGGTCGGGGCGTTGCCCCTTTGAGGTAGAGAGCGTGCACTCCGTTCACGAAGTCTTTATGTTAAAATTTGAAGCGGCATTGGACCTTGTTTTGTTTCAAAATGAAACAAAACGGTTGCCTTGCCTTGTTTTCGCTGTAGTAGATGCAAGAACCGTGCCAAAATGGAGTTAATCGGTAATTGCGGCCAAGAATCTTTTAAACGCCGCGGCGGTCCGGATCCCAAACGATTTTGTGCAATTGCACCTGAAAGCGGGCGTTGTTTTGCGTCATGGTCTTGCTGTTCAGCATCCATTCCACAATTTGTTCGTTCGGAATAGTGCCGTAAACGGGGGAGATAAAGATGTGCGGCATGCTGCTGGGCTGGTGTTTGGGCGACTCGGATAGTTGTGCCACGACAGATTCGGCTTCTTGCAAATCTTCGGTGCTCCCGACCACGAATTTCAGCACGTCTCCGTTACAGAGCGTTTGCATGTTCTGGAGTTTCATTTTGCTTGACATTCCGCTGCTTTTGCATTTCCAGTCCATTGTGTAGAACAGTCCAGGGAGCCTCCATTTGCAGGGAACAGTCCCGTTCGTTTCAACATTGACTTTGAAGCCATCTTCGCTGAATTTCGTGAGCAAATCCTCGATGCCTTCGTGAATCAAGGGCTCTCCGCCAGTGAGTGTCACGCAGTCCACGCCGCTTTTGAGACGGTGTGAT
This window contains:
- the htpG gene encoding molecular chaperone HtpG, with product MATEKMEFQTEVRDMLNLMINSLYSNKEIFLRELVSNAADALDKRRFLSLSNADLLPMGTQLRIDISVNKEGKRIVVEDNGIGMNKEDLINCLGTIARSGTKNFIKNLKEGDKGSVDLIGQFGVGFYSVFMVAKKVEVLTLKAGEKQGYLWASEGTGDFEISEAPLDKVGTKITLYLKDDEDAEDFASEWKIKDIVQKYSGFVSYGIYFHPEATKNDKGELEEKPEERLNEKQALWRQSEKEVTEEQYKDFYNVISHEADEPAAWSHSHAEGSQEFWSLVYIPSKAPFNIWHNDALHGLKLYVKKVFIMDDCKDLLPPWLRFVRGVVDSEDLPLNVSREILQNNKIITNIRKHVIKKVLDSLQNMADKDAAKYNAWWRELGMVLKEGFYMNWEHLDELKKL
- a CDS encoding radical SAM protein; its protein translation is MKVCEIFKSIEGEGLRTGLAAVFVRLHGCNLRCSYCDSMYAVEGSDYTQMNVGEILAAVGSHRLKSGVDCVTLTGGEPLIHEGIEDLLTKFSEDGFKVNVETNGTVPCKWRLPGLFYTMDWKCKSSGMSSKMKLQNMQTLCNGDVLKFVVGSTEDLQEAESVVAQLSESPKHQPSSMPHIFISPVYGTIPNEQIVEWMLNSKTMTQNNARFQVQLHKIVWDPDRRGV